The following proteins come from a genomic window of Candidatus Palauibacter australiensis:
- a CDS encoding alpha-hydroxy acid oxidase: MLKTLRSVVRFRRLELNPVARRLGRCASVEDLREVARRRLPRGVFGYIDGAAEDERTQARNCNAFHRLEFRPRVLRDVTNVDPGVEILGRRHPLPLILAPTGFSRIADSEGELAVARAAARAGLTYSLSTLGTRSIEEVAAVSSGPRWFQVYVWKDRGLVAELVERARESGYEALLLTVDVAVLGRRERDVRLGFTLPPQLGLDTFVDGIRKPGWTWDFLTSEPIIFSSAVSRDAAGGAGGVDAMGLAQYVNQQFDPKLAWDDVDWLRSIWDGPIVIKGIQTVEDAVLAAEAGVEGIVISNHGGRQLDDAPPTLELLQPVADSVGDRLDVLIDGGVRRGSDIAKAVALGAKACLAGRAYFYALGAGGERGVDLVLKWFDDGFRRTMALLGARTVDEITPESVRWRDS; the protein is encoded by the coding sequence ATGCTGAAGACGCTGCGCTCCGTCGTCCGCTTCAGGAGGCTCGAACTGAACCCCGTCGCGCGCCGGCTCGGCCGCTGCGCGAGCGTCGAGGACCTGCGGGAGGTCGCCCGGCGCCGGCTCCCGCGCGGCGTGTTCGGCTACATCGACGGGGCGGCGGAGGATGAGCGCACCCAGGCGCGGAACTGCAACGCCTTCCACCGGCTGGAGTTCCGGCCCCGCGTCCTGCGGGATGTGACGAACGTGGATCCCGGTGTGGAGATCCTCGGCCGCCGCCACCCGCTGCCGCTCATCCTCGCCCCCACCGGGTTCAGCCGCATCGCGGATTCGGAGGGTGAACTCGCCGTGGCCCGGGCCGCGGCGCGCGCGGGGCTCACCTACAGCCTCTCGACCCTCGGCACCCGCTCGATCGAGGAGGTGGCCGCCGTCAGTTCCGGTCCCCGGTGGTTCCAGGTCTACGTGTGGAAGGACCGCGGCCTGGTCGCGGAACTCGTCGAGCGGGCCCGCGAGTCCGGCTACGAGGCGCTCCTGCTCACGGTCGATGTCGCGGTGCTCGGGCGGCGCGAGCGCGATGTCCGGCTTGGCTTCACGCTCCCCCCGCAGCTCGGCCTCGACACCTTCGTCGACGGGATCCGCAAACCCGGCTGGACGTGGGACTTCCTCACCTCCGAGCCGATCATCTTCTCGAGCGCCGTGAGCCGGGATGCGGCGGGCGGGGCGGGGGGCGTCGACGCCATGGGTCTCGCACAGTACGTGAACCAGCAGTTCGACCCGAAGCTGGCCTGGGATGATGTGGACTGGCTGCGCTCGATCTGGGATGGTCCCATCGTCATCAAGGGTATCCAGACGGTGGAAGACGCCGTCCTGGCGGCGGAGGCCGGCGTCGAGGGGATCGTGATCTCGAACCACGGCGGACGACAACTCGACGATGCGCCGCCGACGCTGGAGTTGCTGCAGCCGGTCGCGGATTCGGTCGGGGACCGGCTCGATGTCCTCATCGACGGCGGGGTCCGCCGCGGCAGCGACATCGCGAAGGCCGTCGCGCTCGGGGCGAAGGCCTGTCTGGCGGGCCGCGCCTACTTCTACGCGCTGGGAGCCGGCGGCGAGCGGGGCGTGGACCTCGTCCTCAAGTGGTTCGACGACGGATTCCGGCGCACGATGGCGCTCCTGGGCGCCCGGACCGTGGACGAGATCACTCCCGAATCGGTGCGCTGGCGAGACTCCTGA
- a CDS encoding DUF1592 domain-containing protein, with translation MMAIRTVGAALVLVLAVPASLSAQEGRVASAAAVEGAAGQPGVGSVAEFVHTPATAPSPATVAPVTAGPNDIVQGVCTNCHNSRRFAGNLDLEPFDVDAADEEAETAEKMIRKLRAGMMPPPGVRRPPEEELLELVETLEDIVDDAAARNPNPGGRTFQRLNRPEYERAIRDLLGLEVDAGKWLPNDQMSANFDNIADVQALSPTLLDAYLNGAAEISRMAVGDRNAPPVNTTYKNSQYVSQHPWDHVEGAPFGTRGGMVVDHTFPADGEYTFALVFTSGANSRMEDIDISVGGERVALLHYTRRGGGADDRGFTPVETEPVFVRAGQHRVSAAFIRRQEGPYEDLIRPHVWSNAGGGSGGGGVTTLPHLQDLIIGGPHNPTGVSESPVRQRIFTCRPTSSAEERPCARGILTDLARSAYRRPLEPSEVDGLMTFYDMGVEQGGFEVGVRMALEAVLASPFFVLRLEREPEGVRSGEAYALEDIDLASRLSFFLWGLPPDEELRGAAVEGRLSDPGELERQARRMLADPRSEALSSRFVSQWLRLQDLYKVRPDPNFFPNFDENLADAMKRETELLFQSLIREDRSLLDFFRADYTFVNERLAHHYGFESVAGRDFQRVSYPADERVGILGHGSVLVLTSLANRTSPVLRGKWVMEVLLGTPPPPPPPGVPDLDETEESMDGRLLTTRERMEMHRASPACRSCHRFMDPIGLALDNFDVTGKWRLRENGLPLDTRGDFYDGTPVQTPPELIDALLKRPLPLLRNFTENLAAYALGRRVEYYDQPWIRSIVEDAEEDDYRLSSLIMGVVNGDAFRMKRAMPATAVEEEVSEEVSEDRR, from the coding sequence ATGATGGCGATCCGCACGGTCGGCGCGGCCCTGGTGCTGGTTCTCGCGGTCCCCGCGAGCCTCTCCGCGCAGGAAGGCCGGGTCGCGTCCGCCGCGGCCGTGGAGGGAGCCGCCGGCCAGCCCGGCGTGGGTTCGGTCGCCGAGTTCGTCCACACGCCCGCCACCGCCCCGTCTCCGGCGACCGTCGCCCCCGTCACGGCGGGGCCGAACGACATCGTCCAGGGCGTCTGCACCAACTGCCACAACAGCCGCCGGTTCGCGGGCAACCTCGACCTCGAACCGTTCGATGTGGACGCCGCGGACGAAGAGGCCGAGACCGCCGAAAAGATGATCCGCAAGCTGCGCGCCGGCATGATGCCGCCGCCCGGCGTGCGCCGTCCACCGGAGGAGGAACTCCTCGAACTCGTCGAAACGCTCGAGGACATCGTCGACGACGCCGCGGCCCGGAACCCGAACCCCGGCGGCCGCACCTTCCAGCGGCTCAACCGCCCCGAGTACGAGCGGGCGATCCGGGACCTGCTGGGGCTCGAGGTCGACGCCGGGAAGTGGCTCCCCAACGACCAGATGAGCGCCAACTTCGACAATATCGCCGACGTGCAGGCGCTCTCGCCGACGCTTCTCGACGCCTACCTGAACGGGGCGGCCGAGATCAGCCGCATGGCGGTAGGCGACCGCAACGCGCCGCCCGTCAACACGACGTACAAGAACTCGCAGTACGTCTCGCAGCACCCGTGGGACCACGTGGAGGGGGCCCCGTTCGGGACGCGCGGCGGGATGGTCGTGGACCACACCTTCCCGGCCGACGGCGAGTACACCTTTGCGCTCGTCTTCACCTCCGGCGCGAACTCCCGCATGGAGGACATCGACATTTCGGTCGGCGGCGAGCGGGTCGCGCTCCTCCACTACACGCGGCGCGGCGGCGGCGCGGATGACCGCGGTTTCACGCCCGTCGAGACGGAACCGGTCTTCGTCCGCGCCGGCCAGCACCGCGTGTCCGCAGCCTTCATCCGGCGGCAGGAGGGGCCGTACGAGGACCTGATCCGGCCGCACGTGTGGTCCAACGCCGGCGGCGGTTCGGGCGGCGGCGGGGTCACGACGCTACCGCACCTGCAGGACCTCATCATCGGCGGACCGCACAATCCGACCGGCGTGTCGGAGTCGCCGGTCCGCCAGCGCATCTTCACGTGCCGTCCCACGTCGTCCGCCGAGGAGCGGCCCTGTGCCCGCGGCATCCTGACCGACCTCGCGCGCAGCGCCTACCGCCGCCCGCTCGAACCGAGCGAGGTCGACGGCCTGATGACGTTCTACGACATGGGCGTCGAACAAGGCGGGTTCGAAGTCGGCGTGCGCATGGCCCTCGAGGCGGTCCTCGCGAGCCCGTTCTTCGTCCTCCGGCTCGAGCGCGAGCCCGAAGGCGTGCGAAGCGGAGAGGCCTACGCGCTGGAGGACATCGACCTTGCCTCGCGGCTCTCATTCTTCCTCTGGGGCCTCCCGCCCGACGAGGAACTGCGCGGCGCGGCGGTCGAGGGACGGCTGTCCGATCCCGGCGAACTGGAGCGGCAGGCGCGCCGCATGCTCGCCGATCCCCGCTCCGAGGCGCTGAGTTCGCGCTTCGTGTCCCAGTGGCTGCGGCTGCAGGACCTGTACAAGGTCCGCCCGGACCCGAACTTCTTCCCGAACTTCGACGAGAATCTCGCGGACGCCATGAAGCGGGAGACCGAACTCCTCTTCCAGAGCCTCATCCGCGAGGACCGGAGCCTGCTCGACTTCTTCCGGGCGGACTACACGTTCGTGAACGAGCGGCTGGCCCATCACTACGGGTTCGAGAGCGTGGCCGGGCGCGACTTCCAGCGCGTGAGCTATCCCGCCGACGAGCGCGTGGGGATCCTCGGCCACGGCAGCGTCCTCGTCCTCACCTCGCTCGCGAACCGCACGTCTCCCGTGCTTCGCGGCAAGTGGGTCATGGAGGTGCTGCTCGGGACGCCGCCCCCGCCGCCCCCGCCGGGGGTGCCGGATCTGGATGAGACGGAAGAATCGATGGACGGGCGCCTGCTCACGACGCGCGAGCGAATGGAGATGCACCGGGCGAGTCCGGCGTGCCGGTCCTGCCACCGGTTCATGGATCCCATCGGCCTTGCGCTGGACAACTTCGACGTGACGGGGAAGTGGCGCCTGCGCGAGAACGGGCTGCCGCTGGACACCCGCGGCGACTTCTACGACGGAACGCCGGTCCAGACGCCGCCCGAACTCATTGACGCGCTCCTCAAGCGCCCGCTGCCGCTGCTCCGGAACTTCACGGAGAACCTGGCCGCGTACGCGCTCGGCCGCCGCGTCGAGTACTACGACCAGCCCTGGATCCGGTCGATTGTGGAGGACGCGGAAGAGGACGACTACAGACTTTCGTCGCTGATCATGGGCGTCGTGAACGGCGATGCCTTCAGGATGAAGCGGGCCATGCCCGCGACCGCGGTAGAAGAAGAGGTTTCCGAGGAGGTTTCCGAAGACCGCCGCTAG
- a CDS encoding DUF1552 domain-containing protein, whose product MEFITGQHLPRRTFIRGVGATLALPFLDAMVPAGRLWGSTSAKSLTEGKGTRLIAIEEVHGLAGCNREHGATKFLFAPEKAGREFEIIDESALVSLRPYREHLTIVSNTDVRNAEAFTPPEIGGDHFRSSAVFLTQAHPKQTQGSDIFCGTSMDQIYAQRFGQETPMPSMQFCIENLDQAGGCTYNYSCAYTDSLSWASPTEPLPMIRDPRVAFDLLFGAGGTEAERAARRATRRSILDWISGEISSVQRTLGAEDARRMDQYLTNVRELERRIQMVEGRNSSGEERALPEAPAGVPDSFTEHMQMLFDIQVLALETDMTRVISFKTGRDAQNRVFPDSESDRPFHPASHHGNREEAVLEFNKINQFRVGQLPYLIDKLKNTMHGEESLLDQSVVLWGSPMADANLHNHRRAPLFLIGHGNGMLEGNLHIKAPDGTPMANAMLSVLHGLGVDDMHEFGDSTGPMALNQADPAMTDAGT is encoded by the coding sequence ATGGAATTCATCACTGGACAGCACCTGCCTCGCAGGACCTTCATTCGGGGTGTCGGGGCCACGCTCGCCCTGCCGTTCCTCGACGCGATGGTTCCGGCGGGCCGTCTGTGGGGATCGACGAGCGCGAAGAGCCTGACGGAGGGGAAGGGGACCCGTCTCATCGCGATCGAGGAGGTGCACGGCCTCGCGGGGTGCAACCGCGAGCACGGTGCGACGAAGTTCCTCTTCGCGCCGGAAAAGGCCGGACGCGAGTTCGAGATCATCGATGAGAGCGCGCTCGTCTCGCTGCGGCCGTACCGCGAGCACCTGACGATCGTCAGCAACACGGACGTGCGGAACGCCGAGGCGTTCACGCCGCCCGAGATCGGGGGGGATCACTTCCGCTCGAGCGCGGTGTTCCTCACGCAGGCCCATCCGAAGCAGACGCAGGGGTCGGACATCTTCTGCGGGACCTCGATGGACCAGATCTACGCGCAGCGCTTCGGCCAGGAAACGCCGATGCCGTCGATGCAGTTCTGTATCGAGAACCTCGATCAGGCGGGCGGCTGCACGTACAACTACTCGTGCGCGTACACCGACTCGCTGAGTTGGGCATCGCCGACCGAACCGCTGCCCATGATCCGCGATCCGCGCGTCGCCTTCGACCTTCTGTTCGGCGCCGGCGGCACCGAGGCGGAGCGGGCGGCGCGGCGGGCCACGCGGCGCAGCATCCTCGACTGGATTTCGGGCGAGATCTCCTCCGTGCAGCGTACCCTCGGCGCTGAGGACGCGCGCCGCATGGACCAGTACCTGACGAACGTGCGCGAACTGGAGCGCCGGATTCAGATGGTCGAGGGGCGGAACTCGAGCGGCGAGGAGCGTGCCCTGCCCGAGGCGCCGGCCGGCGTTCCGGACTCGTTCACCGAGCACATGCAGATGCTGTTCGACATCCAGGTGCTCGCCCTCGAGACCGACATGACGCGCGTGATCTCGTTCAAGACGGGGCGCGACGCGCAGAACAGGGTCTTCCCCGACAGCGAGTCGGATCGGCCCTTCCACCCGGCCTCCCACCACGGGAACCGGGAGGAGGCGGTGCTGGAGTTCAACAAGATCAACCAGTTCCGCGTGGGGCAGCTTCCGTACCTCATCGACAAGCTCAAGAACACCATGCACGGCGAGGAGAGCCTGCTCGACCAGAGCGTGGTCCTGTGGGGTTCGCCGATGGCCGATGCGAACCTGCACAACCACCGGCGGGCGCCGCTCTTCCTGATCGGCCACGGGAACGGGATGCTGGAGGGCAACCTGCACATCAAGGCGCCGGACGGGACGCCGATGGCGAACGCCATGCTGTCCGTCCTGCACGGGCTCGGCGTCGACGACATGCACGAGTTCGGCGACAGCACCGGCCCGATGGCGCTCAACCAGGCCGACCCCGCCATGACGGACGCGGGGACCTGA
- a CDS encoding ankyrin repeat domain-containing protein: MRAGRLRRAFAVLCAAVLVSAGTPHSPPDSPVADAAMRGEVETVRELLRQGLDVNAAQGDGMTALHWAADRGDAELAGMLIYAGADVAAVTRIGQYTPLHLAARRGSAAILGDLIAAGSDVTALTANSGATPLHLAAAAGDPDAVAVLLDAGADPDAVEAEWGQTPLTFAAAGNRADAIRALLEGGADPDVTSLVIDIIEQEKLDRLARQRETEVLAAFTGEGDEARTPTPGELQAAVRAGREIYAEGLPEEEEEEEENDSDFSRLFLPPVEKIGGLTPLLHAVRQGYVESTVALLDGGADIDLVSAADGTSPLVMAAINGQFDLVLMLLERGADPNIAADLNGVSPLWAVVNARWQPRTRFPQPQERPLQSANYLEVARSLLDAGADPNHRITRHPWYMVYTGCGNRNCGLVDTNGATAFWRAAYATDVEAMKLLVEYGADPNIPTKAPPRRQRLSPDEFLRQQALNALRDSSYVELPPEERLKLLQDIRDQLPEEEQAEFPDKDLDNLKADVRAKLIEAAEAADQARANAPDASGLPPVPPGGPGVMPIHAASGVGYGEGFAGNAHRHTPEGWIPAVKYLVEELGADVNARDHNGYTALHNAASRGDNEMIHYLVEVGGDVTVVSRRGQTTADMANGPVQRVSPFPETVALLESLGSHNNNNCLTC; encoded by the coding sequence GTGCGGGCGGGCAGGCTCCGGCGCGCTTTCGCGGTCCTCTGCGCGGCTGTCCTCGTTTCGGCGGGGACGCCCCATTCGCCGCCCGATTCGCCCGTCGCCGACGCCGCCATGCGCGGCGAAGTCGAGACGGTGCGCGAACTCCTGCGGCAGGGGCTCGACGTCAACGCGGCGCAGGGAGACGGGATGACCGCCCTGCACTGGGCCGCCGACAGGGGCGACGCGGAACTCGCCGGCATGCTCATCTACGCCGGGGCCGATGTGGCGGCGGTCACGCGGATCGGGCAGTACACGCCGCTCCACCTCGCCGCGCGACGGGGCTCGGCGGCGATCCTCGGCGACCTGATCGCCGCGGGATCGGATGTGACGGCGCTGACTGCGAACAGCGGCGCCACGCCGCTTCACCTCGCCGCGGCGGCGGGAGACCCCGATGCGGTCGCCGTTCTGCTCGACGCGGGCGCGGATCCCGATGCGGTCGAGGCGGAGTGGGGCCAGACGCCCCTCACCTTTGCCGCCGCGGGCAACCGGGCCGATGCGATCCGCGCGCTGCTGGAGGGCGGGGCGGATCCCGACGTCACGTCGCTCGTCATCGACATCATCGAGCAGGAGAAGCTTGACCGACTGGCGCGCCAGCGTGAGACGGAGGTGCTCGCGGCCTTCACCGGGGAGGGGGACGAGGCGCGCACGCCGACGCCCGGCGAACTCCAGGCCGCCGTGCGCGCAGGGCGGGAGATCTATGCGGAGGGCCTTCCCGAAGAAGAGGAGGAGGAAGAAGAGAACGACAGCGACTTCAGTCGCCTCTTCCTGCCTCCGGTCGAGAAGATCGGCGGCCTGACACCGCTCCTGCACGCGGTTCGCCAGGGGTACGTGGAGTCGACCGTCGCCCTCCTCGACGGCGGTGCGGACATCGACCTCGTGAGCGCGGCGGACGGCACAAGTCCGCTCGTGATGGCCGCGATCAACGGCCAGTTCGATCTCGTGCTCATGCTCCTCGAGCGGGGCGCGGACCCGAACATCGCGGCCGATCTCAACGGAGTTTCGCCGCTGTGGGCCGTAGTCAACGCCCGCTGGCAGCCGCGCACGCGCTTCCCGCAACCGCAGGAGCGTCCGCTCCAGAGCGCGAACTACCTGGAAGTGGCGCGTTCGCTGCTCGATGCGGGCGCGGATCCCAACCATCGGATCACGCGGCATCCGTGGTACATGGTCTATACGGGCTGCGGCAACCGGAACTGCGGTCTCGTCGACACCAACGGTGCCACCGCTTTCTGGCGCGCCGCCTACGCGACGGACGTCGAGGCGATGAAGCTTCTCGTCGAGTACGGGGCCGACCCGAACATCCCGACCAAGGCGCCCCCCCGGCGCCAGCGTCTCTCCCCGGACGAGTTCCTGCGACAGCAGGCGCTGAACGCGCTGCGCGACTCCTCCTACGTCGAACTCCCGCCGGAGGAGCGGCTGAAGCTGCTCCAGGACATTCGGGACCAGTTGCCGGAGGAGGAGCAGGCGGAGTTCCCCGACAAGGACCTCGACAATCTCAAGGCGGACGTGAGGGCCAAGCTGATCGAGGCCGCCGAAGCGGCGGACCAGGCTCGGGCGAACGCGCCGGACGCCTCGGGGCTGCCGCCCGTGCCCCCGGGCGGGCCGGGCGTGATGCCGATCCACGCGGCCTCCGGCGTCGGCTACGGCGAGGGGTTCGCGGGCAACGCGCACCGCCACACGCCCGAAGGCTGGATACCTGCCGTGAAGTACCTCGTCGAGGAACTCGGTGCGGACGTGAACGCCCGCGACCACAATGGCTACACGGCGCTGCACAACGCGGCCTCGCGCGGCGACAACGAGATGATTCACTATCTCGTGGAAGTGGGGGGTGACGTCACGGTGGTCAGCCGGCGCGGCCAGACGACGGCCGACATGGCGAACGGCCCCGTGCAGCGCGTCTCGCCCTTCCCGGAGACCGTCGCGCTCCTCGAGAGCCTGGGCTCTCACAACAACAACAACTGCCTTACCTGCTGA
- a CDS encoding GYD domain-containing protein — protein sequence MAKYMFRTSYTQSGLKGLIAEGGTGRRDALRQTVESAGGTLEGFYYAFGDDDLLLIADLPDSTAATTLSLNIAAAGALTVSVTVLIDPETVDEAVARGVSYRLPGA from the coding sequence ATGGCCAAGTACATGTTCCGCACGAGCTACACGCAGTCCGGCCTCAAGGGCCTGATCGCCGAGGGCGGCACCGGACGCCGCGACGCGCTGCGCCAGACGGTCGAAAGCGCGGGCGGTACGCTCGAGGGCTTCTACTACGCCTTCGGCGACGACGATCTCCTTCTGATCGCCGATCTTCCCGACTCGACGGCCGCCACGACGCTCTCGCTCAACATCGCTGCCGCGGGGGCCCTAACCGTCTCCGTGACGGTGCTCATCGACCCCGAGACCGTCGACGAAGCCGTCGCCCGAGGCGTCTCCTACCGCCTCCCCGGAGCCTGA